One Mucilaginibacter ginkgonis genomic region harbors:
- a CDS encoding fimbrial biogenesis chaperone, translating into MRYFYAVIFLALINLPLGVKAQGNLLIVPRRVVFEGAKRVQELNLANTGIDSARFTISIIEYRMEKDGSFKEITAPDSGQYFADKFVRFFPRSVSLAPNEAQTIKLQLVNTAQLQTGEYRSHIYFRAVPKIDNSPIIDKSKDSAAIKGEISIKLLAQYGLSIPLIIRVGQQDLKVSMTNLIVKYQDNKPVLQLDINRSGNVSVYGDIKVNYVADNGTVSSLGIIRGLAVYTPNAVRTVNIALEPKSNQNLHKGKLQVIYTAQPEAKPQKFAETELLLK; encoded by the coding sequence ATGAGATATTTCTACGCGGTTATTTTTTTAGCGCTGATAAACCTCCCCCTGGGTGTAAAAGCACAAGGTAACTTATTAATAGTACCGCGGCGTGTAGTGTTTGAGGGAGCAAAAAGGGTACAAGAACTTAATCTGGCCAACACCGGTATTGACTCTGCCCGCTTTACCATCTCTATTATTGAGTACCGTATGGAGAAAGACGGCAGTTTTAAAGAGATCACCGCTCCGGACTCTGGTCAGTACTTTGCAGATAAATTTGTCAGGTTTTTTCCGCGTTCTGTGTCTTTAGCGCCTAATGAAGCGCAAACTATAAAATTGCAGCTTGTAAATACAGCACAGTTACAAACAGGTGAGTACAGGTCGCATATTTATTTCAGGGCTGTACCTAAGATCGACAATTCGCCGATCATAGATAAATCTAAAGATTCGGCCGCGATAAAGGGTGAGATCAGCATTAAATTGCTTGCACAGTACGGTCTATCTATCCCGCTAATTATCCGCGTGGGTCAGCAAGACCTTAAGGTATCGATGACCAATCTTATTGTTAAATACCAGGATAACAAGCCGGTGCTGCAATTGGATATTAACCGCAGCGGGAATGTATCTGTGTATGGTGACATTAAGGTAAATTATGTTGCCGATAATGGTACAGTATCGTCGCTGGGAATTATCAGAGGATTAGCCGTTTATACCCCAAATGCTGTTCGGACAGTAAATATTGCGTTAGAGCCAAAATCGAATCAAAATCTTCATAAGGGAAAATTGCAGGTGATATACACCGCACAACCCGAGGCCAAGCCGCAAAAATTTGCAGAGACCGAATTGCTGCTGAAATAG
- a CDS encoding DUF4402 domain-containing protein: protein MKKLFTIAACAFGLILMANTASFAQASATATATATIVTPIAISKTTDMSFGNIAVGATGGTVVLPATGARTVTGGVTLPATTGTVAAAAFTVTGQSGYTYAITLPGTSTTLSSGANTMTAATFTSSPSGTGTLTSGTSTLTVGATLTVGASQAAGTYTSATPFTVTVNYN, encoded by the coding sequence ATGAAGAAATTATTTACAATTGCTGCTTGTGCTTTCGGCCTTATTTTAATGGCTAACACGGCATCTTTCGCTCAGGCATCTGCAACTGCTACAGCTACTGCAACCATTGTTACCCCAATTGCTATTTCTAAAACTACAGACATGAGCTTTGGTAACATAGCAGTCGGTGCAACCGGCGGAACAGTAGTGTTACCTGCAACAGGTGCACGTACAGTTACAGGTGGTGTTACTTTACCTGCAACTACCGGTACTGTGGCTGCAGCGGCATTTACTGTAACCGGTCAGTCTGGTTATACTTACGCCATTACATTGCCAGGTACTTCAACTACATTGTCAAGTGGCGCAAATACCATGACTGCTGCAACATTTACAAGCAGCCCATCTGGTACAGGTACACTTACTTCGGGTACTTCAACTTTAACAGTAGGTGCTACTTTAACGGTAGGTGCAAGCCAGGCTGCAGGTACATATACATCTGCAACACCATTTACAGTTACTGTAAACTATAACTAA
- a CDS encoding DUF5686 and carboxypeptidase-like regulatory domain-containing protein: protein MFIILHHHFKLPRLKYQYRLANHRFLLKYKYCFIIFFVARIAVANAQVADTVRKDTISAKRDTAHVQTATTPQPGISTSVKGKVVDAKTGKPLSFISIKFDGTGYGTDSNDDGEFWLTASGSYTKVTFSTVGYQSVTRNIQPGKLNELSIKLSGKTTQLKEVVVKSGKKQPYRNKGNPAVELIQQVIDHKALNRAQSSDYLQFDQYERIGFSVYNFPPSLLKSGFLRPYSFMVDTLQKINGKPQTSIPIYLSEKLSEHFYRKQPEKTIEIVTAQKASNVLKFIDTAGLGVYLNRLYGNTIDIYENNIFIVANQFLSPIADHSPNYYKFFITDTINTDKGKLIQLSFTPRNKGDLLFEGTLYVTLNGRYAVEGCDLNVNHQININFMRSLNVHLDFEDYPDGRYYLKKSDVKADFGLFKNKGLSIFGDRVVNYTNYKLNAPRSPAFYEGKSEQVTANSVKLDTAFWNRNRTDSLNKQQSTAYAHISRLETMKSYKRLNWWASTITGGYANTGPFQIGQIGDIYFHSPVEGSRFQLGGRSTPKLDSTIYLEGYGAYGTRDKQFKFNAATYFSLNKTPFYRYPNDYFKVSYFYDIGRPGQSNSVTSGSTPLGSFQSSVSDYFQYTRIVRLDYVKDFLNHFSYQVSLKNQNQQAAGSLIYQLNDPAGTVINTLSTTEVGLHLRYAPHEQFIQGTQYRHTIYSKYPIINLQIDKGLSNVFHSNYNYVNVQLNIAKRFYYSQLGTADVTLLGGYLGGKVPFPLLNISPANQSLEYDPDAYNKMYYLEFVSDHYAGINYTENFNGFFLNKIPLIEHLKWREYLSFKALIGGVRKENDPAYSIGLYRFPTGGASGTGTYSLGSKPYLEGGVGIGNIFKLIRVDVIKRFNYLDHPGVTPYGLKLSFSPDL from the coding sequence TTGTTCATCATTTTGCATCATCATTTTAAATTACCCCGTTTAAAATATCAGTATAGGTTAGCCAACCACCGTTTTCTTTTAAAGTACAAGTATTGCTTTATCATTTTTTTTGTTGCACGGATAGCTGTCGCCAATGCCCAGGTAGCAGATACCGTCAGAAAAGACACCATTTCGGCTAAGAGAGACACCGCGCATGTACAGACAGCCACTACTCCTCAGCCCGGGATCAGCACATCTGTTAAGGGTAAGGTAGTAGATGCCAAAACAGGCAAGCCGCTATCATTCATTAGCATTAAGTTTGACGGTACCGGCTACGGCACAGACAGCAACGACGATGGTGAGTTTTGGCTGACCGCCTCAGGTTCTTATACCAAAGTGACTTTTAGCACGGTAGGCTATCAGTCCGTTACCAGAAATATCCAGCCCGGTAAACTTAACGAGCTGAGTATAAAGCTTTCGGGCAAAACCACGCAGTTAAAAGAGGTAGTGGTTAAATCGGGCAAGAAGCAACCATACAGAAATAAAGGCAACCCTGCCGTCGAACTCATTCAACAAGTAATAGACCACAAGGCATTAAACCGTGCACAGAGCAGCGATTATCTTCAGTTTGATCAATATGAACGCATAGGTTTTTCGGTTTACAACTTTCCGCCGTCTTTATTAAAAAGTGGCTTTTTGCGACCATATAGTTTTATGGTAGACACACTGCAGAAAATTAACGGCAAGCCGCAAACATCCATTCCTATTTACTTATCGGAAAAGCTGTCTGAACATTTCTACCGCAAGCAGCCCGAGAAAACTATCGAAATCGTAACGGCTCAAAAAGCCAGCAACGTGCTTAAATTTATAGACACCGCCGGGTTGGGCGTTTACCTCAACAGGCTTTATGGTAACACTATAGACATTTATGAGAACAACATTTTCATTGTGGCTAATCAATTTTTAAGCCCTATTGCCGATCATTCTCCCAACTATTACAAGTTCTTTATTACCGACACCATCAATACTGATAAAGGGAAACTTATTCAACTAAGCTTTACGCCCCGTAATAAAGGCGACCTGTTGTTTGAAGGTACGTTATATGTTACACTGAACGGACGCTACGCGGTCGAAGGTTGCGACCTGAATGTGAACCATCAGATCAATATCAACTTTATGCGCAGTTTAAATGTGCATCTCGATTTTGAGGACTACCCCGACGGTCGTTATTATTTAAAGAAAAGCGACGTAAAAGCCGACTTTGGGCTATTTAAAAACAAAGGCTTGAGCATTTTTGGCGACAGGGTGGTAAACTATACCAATTACAAACTTAACGCGCCCCGAAGCCCCGCGTTTTATGAGGGTAAAAGTGAGCAGGTAACGGCTAATTCGGTCAAATTGGATACTGCTTTCTGGAACCGTAACCGTACAGATAGTCTTAATAAACAACAATCTACCGCGTACGCGCACATCAGCAGACTGGAGACTATGAAGTCTTATAAGCGTTTAAATTGGTGGGCGTCAACCATAACCGGCGGGTACGCTAACACAGGTCCCTTCCAGATCGGACAGATCGGGGATATTTATTTTCACAGCCCGGTAGAAGGTTCGCGTTTTCAGTTAGGCGGCCGCAGTACGCCAAAGTTGGATAGCACCATCTATTTAGAGGGCTATGGTGCCTACGGAACGCGGGACAAGCAATTTAAATTTAACGCTGCCACGTACTTCTCGCTCAATAAGACACCGTTCTACCGATACCCTAATGATTATTTTAAGGTCAGCTATTTCTATGATATCGGCAGACCGGGGCAAAGCAATTCTGTTACCAGCGGTTCTACACCATTAGGTTCCTTCCAGTCGAGCGTAAGCGATTATTTTCAATACACCCGTATTGTGCGCCTGGACTACGTAAAGGATTTTCTCAATCACTTCTCTTACCAGGTAAGCCTGAAAAACCAAAATCAACAAGCGGCAGGATCATTGATCTATCAACTTAACGACCCTGCGGGCACAGTCATTAATACTTTAAGTACAACTGAGGTTGGCTTGCACCTGCGTTACGCGCCACATGAGCAGTTTATACAAGGCACGCAGTACCGCCACACCATTTACAGCAAGTATCCCATTATCAACCTGCAAATAGATAAAGGCCTGAGCAATGTTTTTCATAGCAATTACAATTACGTAAACGTACAGCTAAACATTGCCAAGCGTTTTTATTATTCTCAGTTAGGCACGGCAGACGTTACGCTGCTGGGCGGTTACCTAGGCGGCAAGGTGCCTTTCCCGCTGTTGAACATCTCCCCTGCTAACCAGTCGCTGGAATATGATCCTGATGCATACAACAAAATGTATTACCTGGAATTTGTGAGCGACCATTACGCGGGTATCAACTACACCGAGAACTTCAACGGCTTTTTCCTGAACAAAATTCCGCTGATAGAGCATTTAAAATGGCGCGAGTACTTGTCATTCAAAGCATTGATCGGTGGCGTACGTAAAGAGAATGACCCAGCATATTCTATTGGATTATACCGTTTCCCAACAGGTGGTGCCAGCGGCACCGGAACTTATTCGCTGGGAAGTAAACCATATTTAGAAGGCGGTGTGGGTATAGGTAATATCTTTAAGCTGATCCGTGTAGATGTGATCAAACGTTTCAACTACCTGGACCACCCGGGCGTGACACCGTATGGTCTTAAGCTAAGCTTCAGTCCGGATTTGTAG
- the bglX gene encoding beta-glucosidase BglX, with protein sequence MNFKKYTSAALLCVVTFGGFAQVKKQGAHANKMDQFVSQLMSKMTLDEKIGQLNLVTSGQATTGAVVNNGVEAGIKAGNIGGIFGLYGVDKVRKVQELAVNNTRMHIPLIFGLDVIHGHRTIFPIPLGMSATWDMPLIERAAKIAASEATAEGLNWVFSPMVDISRDPRWGRISEGSGEDPWLGSQIAKAMIKGYQGTSMTNADAVMACVKHFALYGGAEAGREYNTVDMSLIKMYQDYLPPYKAALDAGAGSFMSSFNTINGVPATANQWLLTDLLRKQWGFKGFVVSDYTSVNELSDHGLGDLQTVSALALKAGLDMDMVGEGFLKTLKKSLSEGKVAKAEIDMACRRVLEAKYKLGLFDNPYKSISAEREAKNVLTNANRQAAKETAEHSFVLLKNKGQLLPLKRSGTIALIGALADNHSEMLGTWVIAGDPNKSVSVIDGVKRAAGPDVKVLYARGSNFTDDSLLNERAWFFGMKQQRDDRPAQDMIDEAVKTAKKADVVVAVVGESANMTGESSSRSDISIPETQQELLRALVKTGKPIVAVLFNGRPLTLTWENDHIDAMLDVWAPGTEAGNAIGDVLFGNYNPSGKITATFPRSVGQIPIYYAHKNTGRPFSGKGNAKFRSDYIDISNDPLFPFGYGLSYTTFGYSPVKLSKTNLKGNETLTATVTVTNTGKLSGEETVQLYVGDPVATISRSVKELKNFKKIMLQPGEQKDVTFNITTQDLKFFNNKLVYDWEPGQFNIEIGTNSADTHKASVQWVK encoded by the coding sequence ATGAACTTCAAAAAATATACTTCGGCGGCACTGCTGTGCGTGGTTACCTTTGGCGGCTTCGCTCAGGTAAAAAAGCAAGGCGCGCATGCTAATAAAATGGATCAGTTCGTTTCGCAACTGATGTCTAAAATGACGCTCGACGAGAAAATTGGCCAGCTTAACCTGGTTACCAGCGGACAGGCTACTACAGGTGCCGTGGTAAATAATGGTGTCGAAGCCGGAATAAAGGCGGGTAACATTGGCGGCATCTTCGGTTTGTACGGTGTTGACAAGGTGCGCAAGGTGCAGGAGTTAGCGGTGAATAACACCCGTATGCATATCCCGCTGATATTTGGTTTAGATGTAATTCACGGCCACCGCACTATATTCCCTATCCCGTTGGGTATGTCGGCAACATGGGATATGCCCTTGATAGAGCGCGCTGCAAAGATCGCGGCCAGCGAGGCCACAGCAGAAGGTTTAAATTGGGTATTCTCGCCAATGGTTGATATTTCGCGCGACCCGCGCTGGGGCCGCATTTCGGAAGGTTCTGGCGAAGACCCATGGTTAGGCTCGCAGATAGCAAAGGCCATGATCAAAGGCTACCAGGGCACCAGCATGACCAACGCCGACGCGGTAATGGCTTGTGTAAAACACTTTGCCTTGTATGGTGGCGCTGAGGCAGGTCGCGAATACAATACAGTAGACATGAGCCTTATAAAAATGTACCAGGACTATCTGCCGCCATACAAAGCAGCACTTGACGCGGGCGCGGGTAGTTTTATGAGTTCTTTCAATACAATTAACGGCGTTCCGGCAACAGCCAATCAATGGCTGCTTACAGATCTGCTGCGCAAACAATGGGGCTTTAAAGGCTTTGTAGTTTCAGACTACACTTCTGTTAACGAATTAAGTGACCACGGCCTTGGCGACCTGCAAACAGTGTCGGCACTGGCATTAAAGGCCGGCCTGGATATGGATATGGTTGGCGAGGGCTTTTTAAAGACCTTGAAAAAATCTTTAAGCGAAGGCAAGGTAGCCAAAGCCGAAATCGATATGGCCTGCCGCCGTGTGCTCGAAGCGAAGTACAAGCTGGGATTGTTTGACAATCCGTATAAATCTATTAGCGCGGAGCGCGAAGCAAAGAACGTTTTGACAAACGCCAACCGCCAGGCAGCTAAAGAAACCGCAGAACACTCTTTTGTGTTGCTGAAAAACAAAGGTCAGTTGCTGCCATTAAAAAGGTCGGGCACCATCGCTCTGATTGGCGCGTTGGCAGATAATCACTCAGAAATGTTGGGTACCTGGGTTATCGCCGGCGACCCTAATAAATCTGTAAGTGTTATTGATGGTGTTAAACGCGCTGCCGGCCCAGATGTAAAGGTACTTTACGCCCGCGGGTCAAATTTCACAGATGACTCGTTGCTAAATGAGCGCGCTTGGTTTTTTGGTATGAAGCAACAGCGCGACGATCGCCCCGCGCAGGACATGATAGACGAGGCTGTGAAAACGGCTAAGAAAGCAGATGTTGTTGTGGCAGTAGTTGGCGAGTCGGCCAATATGACCGGCGAATCATCAAGCCGCTCTGACATTAGTATCCCCGAAACGCAGCAGGAGCTATTGCGTGCACTGGTTAAAACAGGCAAACCAATTGTTGCAGTGCTATTTAACGGCCGCCCGTTAACCTTAACCTGGGAGAATGATCACATTGATGCCATGCTTGATGTTTGGGCGCCGGGTACAGAAGCAGGTAATGCCATTGGCGATGTATTATTTGGTAACTATAATCCATCGGGTAAGATCACCGCAACCTTTCCGCGCAGTGTAGGCCAAATACCTATTTACTACGCGCACAAAAACACAGGCCGTCCCTTCAGCGGAAAAGGAAATGCCAAGTTCCGTTCAGATTATATCGATATATCTAACGACCCTTTATTCCCGTTCGGTTACGGTTTAAGCTATACTACATTTGGCTACAGCCCTGTTAAATTGAGCAAGACCAATTTAAAAGGCAATGAAACGCTTACTGCGACAGTCACCGTAACAAACACCGGTAAATTGTCCGGCGAAGAAACCGTACAACTTTACGTTGGCGATCCGGTAGCCACCATCAGCCGTTCCGTAAAGGAGTTAAAAAACTTTAAAAAGATCATGTTACAGCCCGGCGAGCAAAAAGACGTTACTTTCAACATCACCACTCAAGACCTTAAATTCTTTAATAATAAACTGGTTTACGATTGGGAACCAGGACAATTCAATATCGAAATAGGCACCAACTCAGCAGATACGCATAAGGCATCTGTACAGTGGGTTAAATAA
- a CDS encoding lipocalin family protein, with the protein MKTLFAIALSLVSFFSPANKPVPVIELNKFAGKWYSLYSIPTMFDKNTQQTTTMYTLNKDGYYNVLTEAHKDGDLKTYRSKLFPVANVANGQFKAQFLWPFKVDYWVIEVADDYSYVVVGHPDKKFLFIMSRKPEMDEKLHEEIVARCKAKGYDVAKLTSQHHHA; encoded by the coding sequence ATGAAAACATTGTTTGCAATAGCTTTATCGCTGGTATCGTTTTTTAGTCCGGCAAACAAACCCGTACCGGTTATAGAACTGAATAAGTTTGCGGGCAAGTGGTATTCGCTGTACTCTATACCAACCATGTTTGATAAGAATACCCAGCAAACCACCACAATGTATACCTTAAATAAAGACGGTTATTATAACGTACTTACTGAGGCACACAAAGATGGCGATCTTAAAACATACCGATCGAAGTTGTTCCCTGTTGCGAATGTTGCAAACGGGCAGTTCAAAGCACAGTTTCTGTGGCCTTTTAAAGTAGATTATTGGGTGATAGAGGTTGCAGACGATTATTCTTACGTAGTAGTTGGCCACCCGGATAAAAAGTTTCTTTTCATTATGTCGCGCAAGCCAGAGATGGATGAGAAACTGCACGAAGAAATAGTAGCCCGTTGCAAAGCCAAGGGTTACGACGTTGCTAAACTTACCTCACAACACCATCATGCGTAA
- the frr gene encoding ribosome recycling factor, with product MSELIKSLLNDAKSAMDKAIDHADNELSKIRAGKASPAMLDGILVDYYGSPTPLAQVGSVNTPDARTIVVQPWEKSLLGAIEKAIMEADLGVNPQNDGVIIRINVPPLTEERRRDLVKKVKAEAENGKVSVRNIRKDINDKIRKLKSEGVSEDEMKTGEGEVQKLTDTYIVKVDKLSEVKEKDIMTV from the coding sequence ATGAGCGAACTCATAAAATCATTATTAAACGACGCTAAATCTGCAATGGATAAGGCGATAGACCATGCTGATAACGAATTGAGCAAAATACGCGCAGGCAAAGCCAGCCCTGCTATGCTTGATGGTATATTGGTAGATTATTATGGTTCGCCAACTCCTTTGGCACAAGTAGGTAGTGTAAACACGCCTGATGCACGTACCATTGTTGTACAGCCATGGGAAAAATCATTGTTAGGCGCCATTGAGAAAGCCATAATGGAAGCCGACCTGGGCGTGAACCCACAAAATGATGGTGTCATCATCCGTATTAATGTTCCGCCGTTGACAGAAGAACGCCGCCGCGACTTGGTAAAAAAGGTTAAAGCTGAGGCTGAGAACGGCAAAGTATCTGTACGTAACATCCGTAAAGACATTAATGACAAGATCCGCAAGCTAAAATCTGAAGGCGTATCTGAAGACGAAATGAAAACCGGCGAAGGCGAAGTTCAGAAACTCACTGATACTTATATCGTTAAAGTTGACAAGCTTAGCGAGGTTAAAGAAAAAGATATCATGACGGTTTAA
- a CDS encoding ABC transporter ATP-binding protein has translation MKVLLNYLSNYKWVVVLALVLAGVNMGFSLLDPYITGRIVDNFIEKRTTLQYNQFVWGAVGLVGLAVGAAMVSRIAKNLQDYYTNIIVQKVGAKMYADGLKHSLELPFQVFEDQRSGETLGILQKVRLDCEKFITSFISVLFISFIGMIFVIVYSVSVSYKVTLVYFAAIPVITFVSMALSRKIKTIQRKIVGETTALAGSTTESLRNIELVKSLGLVNQEIERLNNTTYKILDLELKKVKYVRSMSFVQGTTVNFVRSTMVVVLLILIFNTTISPGQYFSFLFYSFFLFNPLQELGNVILTWREAEVSLGNFQRILSIPIDKKPAKPVLIEKLKKLAFEKVTFKHLTANRNALNHISFETNTGDTIAFVGPSGSGKTTLVKLLVGLYQPLEGDILYNDVPSNEIDLDQLRERVGFVTQDTQLFSGTIRENLKFVRPDATDDECMNVLHRAACQSLLARADKGLDSVIGEGGVKVSGGEKQRLSIARALLRRPDILVFDEATSALDSLTEEEITQTIRDVSEKQDHITILIAHRLSTIMHADTIHVLEKGHIVESGKHHELLLQKGLYYAMWRQQIGEKYTLEETANVL, from the coding sequence ATGAAGGTACTCTTAAACTACTTATCAAACTATAAATGGGTTGTAGTGCTTGCCCTTGTGTTGGCAGGCGTTAACATGGGTTTCTCGCTCTTAGACCCTTACATCACCGGCCGTATTGTCGACAACTTTATTGAAAAACGCACCACTTTACAATACAACCAATTTGTATGGGGTGCTGTGGGCTTGGTGGGCCTGGCTGTTGGCGCGGCAATGGTATCGCGCATCGCCAAAAACCTGCAGGATTATTACACCAACATTATCGTACAGAAAGTTGGCGCTAAAATGTATGCCGATGGCCTGAAGCATTCCCTTGAGCTGCCTTTTCAGGTATTTGAAGACCAGCGGAGCGGTGAAACCCTGGGCATACTGCAAAAGGTCCGTCTTGATTGTGAAAAGTTCATCACCTCCTTTATCAGTGTGTTATTCATCAGTTTCATCGGGATGATCTTCGTTATAGTCTATTCGGTAAGCGTAAGTTATAAGGTAACGTTGGTTTATTTCGCGGCCATTCCAGTTATCACTTTTGTCAGCATGGCCTTAAGCCGGAAGATCAAAACCATCCAAAGAAAAATTGTTGGTGAAACTACAGCGCTGGCAGGCTCAACTACCGAGTCGTTGCGTAATATTGAATTAGTGAAAAGCCTTGGGCTGGTGAACCAGGAAATAGAACGGTTAAATAATACTACCTACAAGATCCTTGACCTGGAGCTTAAAAAAGTAAAGTATGTGCGCAGCATGAGCTTTGTGCAGGGGACCACGGTTAACTTTGTTCGCAGCACTATGGTTGTGGTGTTGTTGATACTGATCTTTAATACTACCATATCGCCTGGACAATATTTTAGCTTCTTGTTCTACTCTTTCTTCTTATTCAATCCTCTACAGGAATTAGGAAACGTGATTCTTACCTGGCGCGAAGCTGAGGTGTCGCTTGGCAACTTCCAGCGTATACTAAGTATACCGATAGATAAGAAGCCCGCAAAACCGGTCTTGATCGAGAAGCTAAAGAAACTTGCTTTTGAAAAGGTAACATTTAAACACCTTACCGCGAACCGTAACGCGCTTAATCATATCAGTTTTGAAACCAATACAGGTGACACCATCGCCTTTGTTGGGCCGTCAGGCTCGGGTAAAACTACGCTGGTAAAACTATTGGTTGGCTTATACCAACCGCTTGAAGGCGACATTCTTTACAACGATGTGCCAAGTAACGAGATCGACCTTGACCAGTTGCGCGAACGCGTTGGTTTTGTAACGCAGGACACACAACTATTTTCGGGCACCATTAGAGAAAATTTGAAATTCGTGCGCCCGGATGCGACGGACGATGAGTGTATGAACGTACTGCACCGTGCCGCCTGTCAAAGTTTGTTGGCCAGGGCAGATAAAGGCCTTGACAGCGTGATCGGAGAAGGCGGCGTAAAGGTTTCCGGCGGAGAAAAGCAGCGTTTATCCATAGCACGTGCATTATTGCGCAGGCCGGATATTTTGGTGTTTGATGAAGCAACCTCGGCGCTGGACTCACTCACTGAAGAAGAGATCACGCAAACTATCCGCGATGTTTCAGAAAAGCAGGATCATATAACGATACTTATAGCACACCGGCTATCTACCATCATGCATGCCGATACCATCCACGTTCTGGAGAAAGGGCATATCGTAGAATCGGGCAAGCACCACGAACTACTCCTGCAAAAAGGCTTGTACTACGCCATGTGGCGACAGCAGATCGGTGAAAAATATACATTGGAAGAAACGGCAAATGTTCTATAA